One segment of Nitrospira sp. DNA contains the following:
- a CDS encoding carboxymuconolactone decarboxylase family protein produces the protein MNQSTTDETELFAELRKLSPKVTGGLLRMRQEAYRDAAVPAKYKLLAALTISIVIRCEPCIRAYVRLVCENGGSQEELIEFLEVAMTMQGCPGEEWALKAYKIYKEQVSGTQSSDGNMCCAH, from the coding sequence ATGAATCAATCGACCACTGATGAAACTGAATTGTTTGCCGAACTGAGAAAGTTGAGCCCCAAGGTCACGGGTGGTCTCCTGCGTATGCGACAGGAAGCCTATCGCGATGCAGCGGTTCCCGCCAAGTACAAGTTGCTCGCGGCCTTGACGATTTCGATCGTGATTCGCTGTGAACCCTGTATCCGCGCCTATGTCCGGTTGGTCTGCGAAAACGGGGGCAGCCAGGAGGAATTAATCGAATTCCTCGAAGTGGCCATGACCATGCAGGGTTGCCCTGGGGAAGAGTGGGCCTTAAAGGCTTACAAAATCTACAAGGAACAGGTGAGCGGAACACAATCGAGCGACGGCAATATGTGCTGTGCACACTGA
- a CDS encoding DsrE family protein, with translation MSKVAIVILADTETHESLGRAVNALEAVKEFKDAHDDVQLIFDGAGTRWVPELSKPDHKLHSLFESVKDRITGACEFCAGAFGVKNEVIACGVKLAGEYEGHPSFKKLIAQGYQIITF, from the coding sequence ATGTCAAAAGTTGCAATTGTTATCCTGGCTGATACCGAGACTCACGAAAGCTTGGGACGAGCGGTGAATGCTCTTGAAGCAGTCAAAGAATTCAAAGACGCCCATGATGATGTCCAACTCATTTTTGATGGTGCCGGTACACGGTGGGTTCCTGAACTGTCCAAGCCGGATCATAAGCTCCACAGTCTGTTTGAGTCGGTGAAAGATCGGATCACGGGTGCGTGCGAATTCTGCGCCGGCGCGTTTGGTGTAAAGAATGAGGTTATAGCGTGCGGAGTGAAATTGGCAGGGGAGTATGAGGGCCATCCAAGCTTCAAAAAGTTGATTGCGCAAGGCTATCAGATCATCACTTTCTAG